From a region of the Betta splendens chromosome 5, fBetSpl5.4, whole genome shotgun sequence genome:
- the LOC114856060 gene encoding uncharacterized protein LOC114856060 → MKTLCVAIVVLSLTSVCQSTALTCEQLKKPLDQSPDVSGRWYMIALSSDICLIPTLLNSLLWPSVVVDVTAQDQTTPNIYNANFTFNMHDFCDSEVETFVLKSSSLFDVDSNNAPTGEPDTLLHTGCPDCLVIKGNDDINLLMYLSRRKTVTDAELKEFETQSECMGWSKPEVLNTVHEYKDCKSFDDDNEHDVSTLLAKMGQRMKSSFMSPLRCIGQYIFNIPSIGWT, encoded by the exons ATGAAGACTTTGTGTGTTGCTATTGTTGTGCTGAGTCTCACCTCAGTGTGTCAGTCAACAGCGCTGACCTGTGAGCAGTTGAAAAAGCCACTCGACCAAAGTCCAGAT GTGTCTGGAAGATGGTACATGATAGCGCTGAGCTCAGACATCTGTCTGATTCCAACCCTCCTGAATTCCTTGCTTTGGCCCAGTGTTGTTGTAGACGTTACAGCACAGGACCAAACCACACCAAACATCTACAATGCCAACTTTACATTCAACAT GCATGACTTTTGTGACTCAGAGGTTGAAACCTTTGTCCTTAAAAGCAGCAGCCTTTTTGATGTGGACAGCAACA ATGCTCCAACTGGTGAGCCTGATACGCTGCTGCACACTGGCTGTCCTGACTGCCTCGTTATCAAGGGGAATGATGACATCAACTTGCTCATGTACCTCA GTAGGAGAAAAACTGTCACTGATGCTGAGCTGAAGGAGTTTGAGACACAGTCAGAATGTATGGGCTGGTCCAAACCAGAGGTTCTAAACACAGTCCATG AATACAAAGACTGCAAGTCCTTTGATGACGACAATGAGCATGATGTTTCAACTTTATTGGCCAAGATGGGTCAACGAATGAAAAGCTCATTTATGTCTCCTCTTCGATGTATTGGACAGTATATTTTTAACATCCCTTCCATTGGGTGGACATAG